A DNA window from Leopardus geoffroyi isolate Oge1 chromosome A1, O.geoffroyi_Oge1_pat1.0, whole genome shotgun sequence contains the following coding sequences:
- the PTTG1 gene encoding securin isoform X1 — MATLIFVDKENGEPGTRVAPKDGQKLRSKPPVKTLDGRSQVSTPRVGKMFDAQATLPKVTRKALGTVNRATENSVKNNGPLKQKQPNFSAKKVTEKTVKAKSTVPASDDTYPEIEKFIPFNPLDFESFDLPEEHQIAHLPLNGVPLMILDEERELEKLLHLGPPSPLKMPSQPWESNLLQSPSVLSTLDVELPPVCYDLDI, encoded by the exons ATGGCTACCCTGATCTTTGTTGATAAGGAAAATGGAGAACCGGGCACCCGTGTGGCTCCCAAGGACGGGCAGAAGCTGCGGTCTAAACCTC CAGTCAAAACTTTAGATGGGAGATCTCAGGTTTCAACACCACGTGTAGGCAAAATGTTTGATGCTCAAGCAACCTTGCCTAAAGTTACCAGAAAGGCTTTGGGAACTGTCAACAGAGCCACCGAAAATTCAGTAAAGAACAATGGACCTCTCAAACAGAAGCAGCCAAACTTCTCTGCCAAAAAG GTAACTGAGAAGACTGTCAAAGCAAAAAGCACTGTTCCAGCCTCGGATGACACCTatcctgaaatagaaaaattcattcCCTTCAATCCTttag ATTTTGAGAGTTTTGACCTGCCTGAAGAGCACCAGATTGCACACCTCCCCTTGAATGGAGTGCCTCTCATGATCCTTGATGAGGAGAGGGAACTTGAAAAGCTGTTACACCTGGGCCCCCCTTCACCTCTGAAGATGCCCTCTCAACCATGGGAGTCTA ATCTGTTGCAGTCTCCAAGCGTTCTGTCGACCCTGGATGTTGAATTGCCACCTGTTTGCTATGACttagatatttaa
- the PTTG1 gene encoding securin isoform X2: protein MATLIFVDKENGEPGTRVAPKDGQKLRSKPLKTLDGRSQVSTPRVGKMFDAQATLPKVTRKALGTVNRATENSVKNNGPLKQKQPNFSAKKVTEKTVKAKSTVPASDDTYPEIEKFIPFNPLDFESFDLPEEHQIAHLPLNGVPLMILDEERELEKLLHLGPPSPLKMPSQPWESNLLQSPSVLSTLDVELPPVCYDLDI from the exons ATGGCTACCCTGATCTTTGTTGATAAGGAAAATGGAGAACCGGGCACCCGTGTGGCTCCCAAGGACGGGCAGAAGCTGCGGTCTAAACCTC TCAAAACTTTAGATGGGAGATCTCAGGTTTCAACACCACGTGTAGGCAAAATGTTTGATGCTCAAGCAACCTTGCCTAAAGTTACCAGAAAGGCTTTGGGAACTGTCAACAGAGCCACCGAAAATTCAGTAAAGAACAATGGACCTCTCAAACAGAAGCAGCCAAACTTCTCTGCCAAAAAG GTAACTGAGAAGACTGTCAAAGCAAAAAGCACTGTTCCAGCCTCGGATGACACCTatcctgaaatagaaaaattcattcCCTTCAATCCTttag ATTTTGAGAGTTTTGACCTGCCTGAAGAGCACCAGATTGCACACCTCCCCTTGAATGGAGTGCCTCTCATGATCCTTGATGAGGAGAGGGAACTTGAAAAGCTGTTACACCTGGGCCCCCCTTCACCTCTGAAGATGCCCTCTCAACCATGGGAGTCTA ATCTGTTGCAGTCTCCAAGCGTTCTGTCGACCCTGGATGTTGAATTGCCACCTGTTTGCTATGACttagatatttaa
- the PTTG1 gene encoding securin isoform X3, whose amino-acid sequence MENRAPVWLPRTGRSCGLNLTFSSAVKTLDGRSQVSTPRVGKMFDAQATLPKVTRKALGTVNRATENSVKNNGPLKQKQPNFSAKKVTEKTVKAKSTVPASDDTYPEIEKFIPFNPLDFESFDLPEEHQIAHLPLNGVPLMILDEERELEKLLHLGPPSPLKMPSQPWESNLLQSPSVLSTLDVELPPVCYDLDI is encoded by the exons ATGGAGAACCGGGCACCCGTGTGGCTCCCAAGGACGGGCAGAAGCTGCGGTCTAAACCTC ACTTTTTCTTCAGCAGTCAAAACTTTAGATGGGAGATCTCAGGTTTCAACACCACGTGTAGGCAAAATGTTTGATGCTCAAGCAACCTTGCCTAAAGTTACCAGAAAGGCTTTGGGAACTGTCAACAGAGCCACCGAAAATTCAGTAAAGAACAATGGACCTCTCAAACAGAAGCAGCCAAACTTCTCTGCCAAAAAG GTAACTGAGAAGACTGTCAAAGCAAAAAGCACTGTTCCAGCCTCGGATGACACCTatcctgaaatagaaaaattcattcCCTTCAATCCTttag ATTTTGAGAGTTTTGACCTGCCTGAAGAGCACCAGATTGCACACCTCCCCTTGAATGGAGTGCCTCTCATGATCCTTGATGAGGAGAGGGAACTTGAAAAGCTGTTACACCTGGGCCCCCCTTCACCTCTGAAGATGCCCTCTCAACCATGGGAGTCTA ATCTGTTGCAGTCTCCAAGCGTTCTGTCGACCCTGGATGTTGAATTGCCACCTGTTTGCTATGACttagatatttaa